A region of Pyxidicoccus parkwaysis DNA encodes the following proteins:
- a CDS encoding ADYC domain-containing protein, which translates to MLVSIDNDNFVVPAPNVKSVSLRRGRLVASPDATYGLVGTVFRGTSGDGKSVDVALCGAEPSHQDPDVMWYRIEAWNPMAQQWENPCISNSYVQNPRAMVVAGVWDSGGQHKDAPGKLTLACELGAISKCIDWGYKPWGERNGQSLAGLHQACTRMARADYCGDGRSHALEYTTIDMYDSLGVLSRTTETSTSWDPARASFEAAWAPDGATCLARTRDGSSVNTILAECPGRFSADPAPDLGNGDHCVVGREGMTPDTVMLRNRSYGRP; encoded by the coding sequence GTGCTCGTCTCCATCGACAACGACAACTTTGTTGTGCCGGCCCCCAACGTGAAGTCCGTGTCTCTGCGGCGAGGCCGTCTCGTGGCTTCGCCGGACGCGACCTACGGTCTCGTGGGTACCGTATTTCGAGGCACCTCCGGCGACGGCAAGTCCGTGGACGTGGCCCTCTGCGGCGCCGAGCCCTCCCATCAGGACCCCGATGTCATGTGGTACCGCATCGAGGCCTGGAACCCCATGGCGCAGCAGTGGGAGAACCCCTGTATCTCCAACAGCTATGTCCAGAACCCCCGGGCCATGGTGGTGGCGGGTGTCTGGGATTCCGGCGGACAACACAAAGATGCGCCGGGAAAGCTGACGCTGGCGTGTGAGCTCGGCGCCATCAGCAAGTGCATCGACTGGGGTTACAAGCCGTGGGGCGAGCGCAACGGCCAGTCACTGGCTGGCCTCCACCAGGCCTGCACGCGCATGGCTCGCGCCGACTACTGCGGCGATGGACGCAGCCACGCGCTCGAGTACACCACCATCGACATGTATGACTCGCTCGGCGTGCTCTCCCGGACGACCGAGACCTCCACGAGCTGGGACCCGGCACGTGCCTCATTCGAAGCAGCCTGGGCACCCGACGGCGCCACCTGCCTCGCACGGACTCGCGATGGGAGCTCCGTGAATACCATCCTCGCCGAGTGCCCCGGACGTTTCAGCGCGGACCCGGCGCCGGACCTGGGCAACGGGGACCACTGCGTCGTGGGCCGCGAGGGCATGACTCCCGACACCGTGATGCTGCGAAACCGCTCGTATGGAAGACCCTGA
- a CDS encoding ADYC domain-containing protein has translation MKAFTKSLLTSVCLLLTPPVLAAHRTPSTASRARPGIAVASMMPVDHYARRCQGQSPQRGTHVQGTLLWGTKQTWDPEQQADEQRSVLTVIDSDVLRVAPVGVSGVRLEEGRLTALPDASRGIVGTVLQGTDSEGNPVEVAICAAEPTDDPSVEWYRIEAWNPMAQEWENPCQGDRLVPVPRALPVGGTWDSSGAHWNAPGKLTLACETGVISKCAAWGYKPWAERDGKSLADLHQACTRMARADYCGNGQSHTLDGTVVDAYDSFGLQSRVMQATASWDPALASFEAAWAPDGATCLARTRYGQSLESILRECPGRFHKGPPVDFGGEDRCSVQRDDVSPEMVLLRNRSYDGR, from the coding sequence ATGAAAGCGTTCACGAAATCCCTGCTCACCTCCGTGTGCCTGCTGCTCACGCCGCCGGTGCTCGCAGCCCACCGGACGCCTTCCACCGCGTCCCGGGCCCGGCCAGGCATTGCCGTCGCATCGATGATGCCCGTCGACCACTACGCACGGCGGTGCCAGGGCCAGTCGCCCCAGCGGGGCACCCATGTTCAAGGCACCCTGCTGTGGGGCACGAAGCAAACGTGGGACCCCGAGCAGCAGGCGGACGAGCAGCGCAGCGTGCTCACCGTCATTGACAGTGATGTGCTGCGCGTGGCCCCTGTCGGGGTGAGTGGAGTGCGGCTCGAAGAGGGGCGCCTGACGGCATTGCCGGATGCATCCCGCGGCATCGTCGGGACGGTGCTCCAGGGGACCGACAGCGAAGGCAATCCGGTAGAGGTCGCCATCTGCGCCGCCGAGCCCACTGACGACCCTTCGGTGGAGTGGTACCGCATCGAGGCGTGGAACCCGATGGCGCAGGAATGGGAGAACCCGTGCCAGGGCGACAGGCTGGTGCCCGTGCCTCGGGCACTGCCGGTGGGGGGGACCTGGGACAGCAGCGGCGCGCACTGGAATGCGCCGGGCAAGCTGACGCTGGCGTGCGAGACGGGTGTCATCAGCAAGTGCGCTGCCTGGGGGTACAAGCCGTGGGCCGAGCGTGATGGGAAGTCGCTGGCCGACCTGCACCAGGCCTGCACGCGGATGGCACGCGCGGACTACTGCGGGAATGGACAGAGTCACACGCTGGATGGAACCGTCGTCGACGCCTACGACAGCTTCGGCCTCCAATCCCGGGTGATGCAGGCCACGGCGAGCTGGGACCCGGCGCTCGCCTCATTCGAGGCGGCCTGGGCGCCGGACGGCGCGACGTGCCTCGCACGCACGCGGTACGGCCAGTCGCTGGAGTCCATCCTCCGGGAGTGCCCCGGTCGCTTCCACAAGGGTCCGCCGGTGGATTTCGGAGGCGAGGACCGCTGCTCGGTGCAGCGTGACGACGTGAGCCCCGAGATGGTGCTGCTGCGGAACCGGTCGTACGACGGCCGCTGA
- a CDS encoding bifunctional serine/threonine-protein kinase/formylglycine-generating enzyme family protein, which yields MDLVEGRLSSDVLARAHQHAEGCDPCRTLLAAIARGGLPSRTPTPAPPQVRPDDHTQTLSGAAPAPLPEPPTPPPGPWTPPSEFDEFQLGPLLGRGGMGVVYLAKDTSLDRRVAVKFIASSQPRPRVRALFETEARAIARLQHPNVVTVFRVGTAGGHPYIVYEYVLGRSLSQLQLPLPWRRVLTLGLGLARGLAAAHRQGVLHRDLKPSNALVTDDGVVKLLDFGLAEYFDLSTNAVPSRPNARAGTPRYMAPELFRGEPASPQSDMYSLGVTLYELCTGDVPPGAPARLTDSAPAREAVNPLPLTPDIDPELATLIRHCLATDPAERPGSADLLREALERLEQLHSATPLAAGNPYRGLAPFEAEHRALFFGRDADIRAVIERLRRQPVVLVAGDSGVGKSSLCQAGVLPRVAAGELDAERDMATVTLWPGVRPLQALAAALAPRLEMKEADVVLALTGVDGWLGPALRKAHEGRRGLLIFIDQLEELLTQSEPLQAARFAQLLGELALPSPGVRVLLAVRGDFLTGICTLPGLGEEAERALYILRPLTPAGVREAIVGPARSRGVAFESEELIQTLVASMAHGEGTLPLLQFALAELWERRNPAHSRITRQALEEMGGVAGALSRHADGVLARLNAVEKQAARRLMLHLVTEEGTRIELGEEELLTTKDAAPRTALRALTEGRLLHAHTVGGEARYVIAHDSLIQSWGTLRNWRDRDIGQRAVRQRMELASAEWERLSRAREALWGQRHIDEARPLDPVTLGPRERAFLAASQRALKLQRWWRYLIVLLVALALAAIYGGRYLDARFIDSYVTIARESFASGPERAKEVRARREQALNMFNGRVTGSPVTTLPADLWTQAEARWKQVLESYEKIDRDFDQAAVALQKALHREEGYGRAHQLLAEVLYERMRLAEDFQREELATQLFQQLKSHLDGRAEDIQKYQLDSIPTLDVETKPPGARVELFRYVRDARGALSPEPLAEVGTSPIVGKQLSVGSYLLHVTLPGHAPVDMPVWLSRQGHAKVSFPIPDSVPDGYVYVPPGCFLMGSNDAEPLRSFLRATPLQEKCLDHGFFIAKTEVTFGDWLAYLKSLSQDDKARSIKHILDTPRFSTGGKAVTLRYHPTRGWVFSLYVSSEESLTAREGELIHYPKRERNQTADWRRFPLSGVSPSDLEGYTYWLDNSKELKGARLCSDQEWEFAARGADGRNFPHGKPRLEPDDANFDETYGRVPESFGPDEVGAHPASASPFGLQDMAGSVLEITRPVTGDLGDIVVKGGAWYFDAGSAFTSSRTAGDTNLRDPVTGVRICAPFTQ from the coding sequence GTGGACCTGGTGGAGGGCCGTCTGTCTTCAGACGTGCTGGCCCGGGCCCACCAGCACGCCGAGGGGTGCGACCCGTGCCGCACGCTCCTGGCGGCCATCGCCCGGGGTGGACTGCCCTCCCGGACACCGACTCCCGCACCGCCGCAGGTCCGCCCGGACGACCATACCCAGACACTGTCCGGCGCCGCCCCCGCGCCCCTGCCCGAGCCCCCCACGCCGCCTCCGGGACCGTGGACACCGCCCTCGGAGTTCGACGAGTTCCAGCTCGGGCCGCTGCTGGGGCGTGGCGGCATGGGCGTGGTGTACCTGGCGAAGGACACGTCGTTGGACCGGCGCGTGGCGGTGAAGTTCATCGCCTCGTCACAGCCGAGGCCCCGGGTGCGCGCGCTCTTCGAGACGGAGGCGCGAGCCATCGCCCGCCTCCAGCACCCCAACGTCGTCACGGTGTTCCGCGTCGGCACGGCGGGGGGCCATCCGTACATCGTCTATGAGTACGTGCTCGGCAGGAGCCTCTCGCAGTTGCAACTGCCGCTGCCGTGGCGGCGGGTGCTGACGTTGGGGCTCGGGCTGGCGCGAGGGCTCGCGGCGGCGCACCGGCAGGGCGTGCTGCACAGGGACTTGAAGCCGTCCAACGCGCTCGTGACGGATGACGGCGTGGTGAAGCTGTTGGACTTCGGGTTGGCCGAGTACTTCGACCTGAGTACCAACGCGGTGCCCTCGCGGCCGAACGCCCGGGCGGGCACGCCGCGCTACATGGCGCCGGAGCTGTTCCGAGGCGAGCCCGCGTCTCCGCAGAGCGACATGTACTCGCTGGGCGTCACGCTGTACGAGCTGTGCACGGGTGACGTGCCGCCCGGTGCGCCGGCGCGGCTGACGGACAGTGCACCGGCGCGCGAGGCGGTGAATCCGCTGCCACTCACGCCGGACATCGACCCGGAGCTCGCGACACTCATCCGGCACTGCCTCGCGACGGACCCGGCCGAGCGCCCCGGGTCGGCGGACCTGCTGCGCGAGGCCCTGGAGCGCCTGGAGCAGCTCCACTCGGCGACGCCGCTCGCGGCGGGGAACCCGTACCGGGGGCTGGCGCCCTTCGAGGCGGAGCACCGCGCGCTGTTCTTCGGGCGTGACGCGGACATCCGCGCGGTCATCGAGCGCCTGCGCCGCCAGCCGGTGGTGCTGGTGGCGGGAGACTCGGGGGTGGGCAAGTCGTCGCTGTGCCAGGCGGGAGTGCTGCCCCGGGTGGCGGCGGGAGAGCTGGACGCGGAGCGGGACATGGCCACGGTGACGCTGTGGCCGGGAGTCCGTCCGTTGCAGGCGCTGGCGGCGGCGCTTGCGCCCCGGCTGGAGATGAAGGAGGCGGACGTCGTCCTCGCGCTCACGGGAGTGGACGGCTGGCTGGGGCCGGCGCTGCGCAAGGCGCACGAGGGGCGGCGAGGGCTGCTCATCTTCATCGACCAACTGGAGGAGCTGCTCACCCAATCCGAGCCGTTGCAGGCCGCGCGCTTCGCGCAGCTATTGGGAGAGCTGGCGCTGCCGTCGCCGGGAGTGCGCGTGCTGCTGGCGGTGCGAGGCGACTTCCTGACGGGCATCTGCACGCTGCCCGGGCTGGGAGAGGAGGCCGAGCGCGCGCTCTACATCCTCCGTCCGCTGACGCCCGCGGGAGTGCGTGAGGCGATTGTCGGCCCCGCGCGGAGCCGGGGCGTGGCCTTCGAGTCCGAGGAGCTCATCCAGACGCTCGTGGCGTCGATGGCGCACGGTGAGGGCACGCTGCCGCTGTTGCAGTTCGCGCTCGCGGAGCTGTGGGAGCGGAGAAACCCGGCGCACAGTCGGATTACGCGGCAGGCGTTGGAGGAGATGGGAGGCGTGGCGGGTGCGCTGTCGCGGCATGCGGATGGAGTGCTCGCGAGACTGAACGCAGTGGAGAAGCAGGCGGCGCGGCGGCTGATGTTGCACCTGGTGACGGAGGAAGGGACGCGCATCGAGCTGGGCGAGGAGGAGCTGCTGACGACGAAGGACGCCGCGCCACGCACGGCGCTGCGAGCGCTCACGGAGGGACGGCTCCTCCACGCGCACACCGTGGGCGGTGAAGCACGGTATGTGATTGCGCACGACTCGCTGATTCAGAGCTGGGGCACGCTGCGCAACTGGCGCGACAGGGACATCGGCCAGCGCGCGGTGCGGCAGCGCATGGAGCTGGCGAGCGCGGAGTGGGAGCGACTGTCACGTGCTCGTGAGGCGCTGTGGGGACAGCGGCACATCGACGAAGCGCGTCCCCTGGACCCGGTCACGCTGGGCCCGCGTGAGCGTGCATTCCTTGCTGCCTCCCAGCGGGCCCTGAAGCTTCAGCGGTGGTGGCGGTACCTCATCGTGCTCCTCGTCGCGCTCGCCTTGGCAGCCATCTACGGTGGCCGGTACCTCGATGCTCGCTTCATCGACAGCTACGTCACGATTGCCCGCGAGAGCTTCGCCTCGGGCCCCGAACGAGCGAAGGAGGTTCGAGCGCGCCGCGAGCAAGCGCTCAACATGTTCAATGGTCGGGTGACGGGTTCCCCTGTCACCACTCTCCCCGCTGACCTCTGGACCCAGGCAGAAGCGCGCTGGAAGCAGGTTCTTGAATCGTACGAGAAGATCGACCGCGATTTCGACCAGGCTGCTGTGGCCCTGCAGAAGGCGCTACATCGGGAAGAGGGCTACGGCAGGGCGCATCAACTTCTCGCGGAGGTCCTCTACGAGAGGATGCGACTCGCCGAGGACTTCCAGAGGGAGGAGCTCGCCACCCAGCTGTTTCAGCAACTGAAGAGCCACCTGGACGGAAGAGCTGAAGACATCCAGAAGTACCAACTCGACTCCATTCCCACGCTCGATGTGGAAACGAAGCCTCCGGGCGCTCGCGTCGAGCTCTTCCGCTATGTGAGGGATGCTCGAGGCGCATTGAGCCCAGAGCCTCTCGCGGAAGTCGGCACGTCGCCCATCGTCGGCAAGCAACTGTCCGTGGGCTCATATCTCCTCCATGTCACCCTGCCGGGCCATGCGCCTGTAGACATGCCTGTGTGGCTGTCCCGCCAGGGGCACGCGAAGGTCTCGTTCCCAATCCCAGACTCCGTGCCTGACGGCTATGTATATGTGCCACCAGGGTGCTTCCTGATGGGCAGCAACGACGCCGAGCCGCTGCGGTCATTCCTACGCGCCACGCCGCTCCAGGAAAAGTGCCTCGACCACGGCTTCTTCATCGCGAAGACGGAGGTGACATTCGGTGACTGGCTGGCCTACCTGAAGTCCCTTTCCCAGGACGACAAGGCAAGGTCCATCAAGCACATCCTCGACACTCCGCGCTTCAGCACAGGCGGCAAGGCCGTCACGCTCCGGTACCACCCCACCAGGGGCTGGGTCTTCTCCCTGTATGTGTCGAGTGAGGAATCGCTCACAGCGCGGGAGGGCGAGCTGATCCACTATCCGAAGCGGGAGCGCAACCAGACCGCGGACTGGAGACGGTTCCCGCTGTCCGGCGTCTCCCCGAGCGACCTCGAGGGTTACACCTACTGGCTCGACAATTCGAAAGAGCTCAAGGGCGCGCGCCTGTGCAGCGACCAGGAGTGGGAATTCGCTGCTCGTGGTGCCGACGGCCGGAACTTCCCGCACGGGAAGCCGAGGCTCGAGCCGGACGACGCCAACTTCGACGAGACCTATGGCCGTGTGCCCGAGTCCTTCGGCCCCGATGAGGTCGGCGCGCATCCGGCGTCGGCGAGTCCCTTCGGTCTCCAGGACATGGCGGGAAGCGTCCTGGAGATCACCCGGCCAGTGACTGGGGATTTGGGCGACATCGTCGTGAAGGGTGGAGCCTGGTACTTCGATGCCGGCAGCGCTTTCACGTCGAGCCGCACCGCGGGGGACACGAACCTCCGAGACCCCGTCACAGGCGTGCGCATCTGCGCGCCGTTTACCCAATAG
- a CDS encoding sigma-70 family RNA polymerase sigma factor: MTIDAEVFVRHLAERFPEARPGASIESLIEPLSLPELYLACACGQGQPAAVEAFEQHYLAKLLGMLAYLKQPSAAVDDVCQLARVKLLVRTPDSEPRINDYTGRGALLSWVRVTAVRIALKLQAADKPSPDDDVAEVLDALPAPGVDAELDLIKQRHQTELRQALREAFATLASDERHLLRLYFVDRLSTTELGALLRVNQSTVSRWVKSARQRIYEETRRRLLARLNLSAGGFESFLAVLDSQFDVSMSQLFGEEERQPDGAMMKR; the protein is encoded by the coding sequence GTGACAATCGATGCGGAAGTCTTCGTGCGTCACCTCGCCGAGCGGTTTCCCGAGGCGCGCCCCGGCGCCTCCATCGAATCGCTCATCGAGCCGCTGTCGCTGCCGGAGCTGTACCTCGCCTGTGCCTGCGGCCAGGGCCAGCCCGCCGCCGTGGAGGCCTTCGAGCAGCATTACCTCGCGAAGCTGCTCGGAATGCTTGCCTACCTGAAGCAGCCTTCGGCGGCGGTCGATGATGTCTGTCAATTGGCCCGGGTGAAGCTGCTCGTCCGCACGCCAGACAGCGAGCCACGCATCAATGACTATACGGGCCGGGGCGCGCTCCTGAGCTGGGTGCGCGTCACCGCCGTGCGCATCGCGCTCAAGCTGCAGGCCGCCGACAAGCCCTCGCCCGACGACGACGTGGCCGAGGTGCTCGACGCGCTCCCCGCGCCGGGTGTGGACGCGGAATTGGACCTCATCAAGCAGCGCCACCAGACGGAGCTCCGCCAGGCGTTGCGCGAGGCCTTCGCCACGCTGGCGTCCGACGAGCGGCACCTGCTTCGGCTCTACTTCGTGGACCGGCTCTCCACGACGGAGCTGGGCGCGCTGTTGCGCGTGAATCAGTCCACTGTCTCGCGCTGGGTGAAGAGCGCGCGGCAGCGCATCTACGAGGAGACTCGGCGCCGCCTCCTGGCGCGGCTGAACCTCTCCGCGGGCGGCTTCGAGAGCTTCCTGGCCGTGCTCGACAGCCAGTTCGACGTGAGCATGAGCCAGCTCTTCGGGGAGGAGGAGCGGCAGCCCGATGGGGCCATGATGAAACGATGA